The nucleotide window TGGCAAGCCAGCATACGAAAGAACAGGATTCACATGTGTGGTGGAAGCCTGATTTCATCCCAGTGGGTGGTGACGGCTGCTCACTGCTTTGAAGGGTGAGAGGGAAAGATCAGATCGAGAATACCACTTGGCTCTCTTCAAAGTGAATGTTGACTGCAGTGCACCACTAGAGGGCGATAGAAGGACAGCGTCAGGGAGCCGGATCGGTGTAATTCAGCAAGGGACCAATTCCACGTTGCTAATTCCACAAGTGGCATAATTCATACACGGTTGTCAGACTTAATCTTTACATGTCTGATTTAGGAATGTCTTATAGGATGGCTAGGGTGATCTTCCTTTATCTCAGTGACTGAGAGTGGGTACTTTattaccagtggaggctggtccatgagggcGAATGGGATCCTGTCCCACCAACTTCggtttgccctcagccagcccccacctgcctgccttcttgagTACAGCCAGACCAGGGGGTAGCCCTGCctggcagcttcctcctccttagtctcagtgttgcccgtatagaactcagcagggaggagcgtGGGGACAAGACtaaaatgagttggctctgcctgctgttggctctgcctgccgttggctatggctccacctgctgttggcctccctgccttctaccctaccagtcccaatgggcaccaaccaacATTGTTTATTACTGAGATAATGTCTGTGCATTGAACAGTCAAGATGATGATGTTGTTGCTATTAAATATTTGTCACATTAGCCAGACCAGCAGTTAAATCAGTATTTCCTTGCTTTTTTGTGTTTAGATGGTCTTAGCCTTCTGGCTGTGTAGTGGTACAGAGCATGTGCTATATGCCAGGAAGTCTCCAGACCAAATCTCAGCTCAGCTGTAACCTGATGGACATGCGAACTACTACCCCAGCCTAGCTTTTGTACCTTGGGAAAATAAAACTGGCCTACCTTAGAAGATCATTGTAGATGTTATTGGGAGAATGTATTATCCAAACCACTATATAAGTATTAAATTCTATCAACGCACTGATAAAAATAGTTTATCAACACCATAACAATTTCATGGTTATTTTATCACTGAATTAACACAATTTATTAGTTTTAGGGAAAATTTCTAAGCATGCTTCTGAAGCAGTAAATCCAAGTgaaatcagtgagacttacttttaagtaaactCAGCTGGGATCAGGCagttatatttttttttaaatggtgaaaTCCTGTATATGTCTTTTCAGAAGAAAGTTCCACTGGGCTTACTCAGGGCTGGCTCAAGGCATTTTGGTGCCTAAGGCAGAATAGCAAATGCCCCCCCCCTTCTCCAAGTCGGtaggccaagttattttggcacatgGGGAAGCAAATGCCCCAGAAAATACTCTCTGTGGGAGTAAAAACACAACGATAATAAATTACACAACTATTAGGGAAGGacgaatctatcaattttggtttctctcattttctcatttttccggttttcagttctccacattcccacatgatttgtgaattttatttttaaaagtcctcatcactttagtgtgaatctctcctaatatacaatttttgtatgcacttttgcctaatatacacatttatgccaAGCAATTTCCCACAAAATAGTGCATATATAATGTTATGTTCACTTAATGTTTTGTGCACCTTTTActgtaatgtatgcattttgtacacagtaTTTGGctagaggactgcattgcaaaattcagagaagggtgaatgtcaaaggatggctgtgtttcagttcacgtgTTGATTCAGAAAGCGCAAATTAGGCTGGTTCGtgtttaaatgggaactgaactcaatttgttccccatccctaatagcTATCAATTGCTACCTCTTTATTACAGCTAAAATCAGGTGCCTGAGGCCGCTGCCTATTTCTACCTAATGGTAGGAACAGCCCTACTCCTTGCTGAGTTGGTATAGGACTGCGGAATTAGTGGTCAAAGTGACTGACAATTATTTACCCATTTTAGCCACCTAACAATCCTATGAGGGAGATTAAGATGAGAGATGGTGTCTTCCATTAGGTCGTTCATTTCACTTTCATTGGGGCTGAGAAAGGATTTGAATTCAGGCCTTCCAACTGCAGGATGATGCTTACAGCAACTTATACCTTGTTCCCCACAGACGACTGAATCTACCTGAGTTCCGTGTAAACTTGGGAGAATATGAGCTTCCCAAACCTGCGCCCACCATGGTCTCGTCTGCCGTCAGCCAGATCATAGTACACCCCTCTTATGCCGGAGAAGGACTTAGTGCCGACATTGCCCTGATGCAGCTGAAGGAGGCAGTCAATTTCTCCCGAACCATCTTGCCTGTCTGCCTTCCAAGTACATCTGACCCGGACACTTtccctgtagggatggtgtgttgGGTTACTGGCTGGGGCCTCATCTCTGCAGATGGTAAGAATGGGCTGAGGCCAACTCAGTTCTACTCTGAATCAACCTGGTGACATTAATGGACCTAAGATCATGATGGCCAttcacagggccagcaccaaagagtggccaggtcaggtcctggccaagggctcctgaaAGGCCCCTCGTTAGGGTGAGAGAGCAGCTctctccttccatgatctgcggcagggtccctgccatggatcacagggatGAAGCTTCCATGCCTTCTGCCTgtttgctcgctccacctacctctctcatgtCTTCCGCTGCTGTGTGTGCtgcgtgcacagggctgccatcaaccaagatggcggtggaggcttctttaagggactgatgcctcttggttgatggcaggcatgtgcacgcacgTAGCGTACCgctcatgcgtgccatcaaccaatatggcggtgggggcattagccccttagagaagcctccgccgccatcttggttgatggcagccctgtgcacacagtgtgcacagcagaagaagacaggagagaggtaggtggaacaggcaggagctgagCACccagacaggctggtgcccaagggtccagtcatggcTGGCGCCGGCCCTACCCATTCGTTTGTGGTCTATACCATGGTTAGGTGAATCTGGCAGTCACAGATCCACAGGTCTATCTTGGTTTTGGAAGGAAGTTGAGGGTCACCTGAAAGGGCTACAAAACCTGGACTCCTGGGTTCTAGAGAAGCAATTTGGAATTGCTATCCTGATTTTGAGGAGTGATGGGCAGACTCTCCTCATCTCAGTTTGGAATGGGCTCATTATTTAGAAGTTTTCTTGGGGAACTCTGCATGTGCAGAAGATCATTTATGCTGGAGATCTTCAGGAAATGATGCCAAATTTGAAACGATTTCCAATCATTATGAGCAAGACGCTTTTGCTTTCCAAAATACGTAATTTTGAACTTTTGAGACTCTTAAAGGCCAAGAGAAGGTATGTAACTTaatgtttatttcttttttcaaTTTTAATTTTCGTATTGGTATTGATATACAAAATTAAATCCAGATATTCCAGACTTTCCACAGACCATATAAACTATTCCAAAGAAGAAGCAAAAGAAATTCTTAATAGAGACATAAATAACTTGCACACTTGATTTCCTATTTCCAGTCCACTTTAAAGTAAGATCTAGATAAATGAAAAACTGTACTGTATATTTTGAAACACAGATCTGCTTTGGCAATACTCAATAAAAGGGTGATCAGGTTTCTTTAAATTTGGCCCATCCCTgttttcattctcttgtttttaTATAGTGTGTTAAGAGTGTATTCCCACAGTTTGCCCAGTCAGCCCCTTATTCAAGGCATTacacatgggttttttttttgcatacaGTACTCTGGCTCCCATAATCGTGTCTGCAACTAAGCTCTTTATGTGCTTGCTTAAGAAAACCATCTATTATACGGCAGTCAGAAGGTAAGAAAAGAAGGTCaaaatcaggggtgaggaacctcaggcccagggaccaaatgcggCCATCTTTTATATGGCTCTCGGGACTCTCCCCCCAGCCACACACCCCTATCTTCAGGACACAGCCCTCAtcagccctgctccatgccctcctcagGTGCTTTTGCTGGGCTGGAAAATATatttgaactgtgacaatgcctcttacCTGCTTGGTGGGGGATGGAGAGAGGTATGCGTGTATAGTTTACCACTGTACAAATGTAAGAGTCACACccgttgctctgctcactttgctcTCTGGCCCCACCTGTatggtagcttaggctgagaggcagtgattggcctaaGGTAACCCACTGAatatcatggctgagtggggattcaaaccttggtttcccaagtcatagtccaacactctaaccattacgtcAGACTGGCTGTCAAGGTCTAAACTGGGGTGAGGAACCTTAGGCCAGCCCCTGTTCTCAATGGATTATGTATCCCGTTAATCTCTCTAtatggacaggttcgtgcaaccacttctgtgctggatccttgcccttcttggctaataaaagctagcagggatggaacagccggctgggccagggaagtgattaatgcctctctgtgagaggaggtggtccctgactgcctgaaagaggcggtagtgagaccactcctgaagaaaacatccctggacccagaaaatcttaataactataggccggtagcaaatgttccagtcctgggcaaggtcctggaatgagtggttgcaggccagctccagacactcttggatgagaccgattatctggatccatttcagtcgtgtttcaggcctggttttggcacagaaacagccttggttgccctgtatgatgacctttgtgaggagagagacagggggagtgtgactctgttgattctccttgatctctcagcagctttcgataccatcgaccatggtatccttctggggagactggctgagttgggagtgggaggtactgcattgcagtggttccactcctacttggtaggtcgcctccagaaggtggtacttggggaacattgctcggcaccctggactctccagtatggggttccgcacgggtcagttctgtcccccatgctgttcaacatctacatgaaaccgttgggtgcggtcatccggagctttggagtgtgttgccatcagtatgctgatgacacgcagctctatttctccttttcatcttcttcaggtgaggctgtcaatgtgctgaaccggtgcctggctgtgacaatggactggatgagggctaataaactgaggctcaatccagacaagactgagatgctgctagtgggtggttcttctgaccagatgatggatgtccaacctgttctggatggggttgcactccccctgatggagcaggtttgtagcttgggggttctcctagaaccatctctgtcacttgaggctcaggtagcctcggtggcactgagtgccttctaccagcttcggttggtggcccaactacgtccctatctggacagggataacctggcttcagttgtccatgatctggtaacctccaaattagattactgcaatgcactctacatggggctgcctttgaagatggttcggaaactgcagcttgtgcaaaatgcagtggccagattggtaacagggaccagacggtccaaacatataaaaccgattctggcctgctggAATTGgcgcctgtatgtttccgagctcaattcaaggtgctggttttgacctataaagccttacacggcttgggaccacaatacttgatggaacgcctctcccgatacgaacccacccgtacactatgttcaagatcaaaggccctcctccgggtgcctactccaagggaagctcggaggatggcaacaagggaaacagccttctcagttgtggcccccaaattatggaatgatttgtgtgacgaggtgcgcctggcgccaacactgttatctttttggcaccaggtcaagactttcctcttctcccaggcactttagcatgtgttttaaattgtttttatattgttttaaattttaaaattgtgttttaaattgtttttaaaatatgtgttttaaattgtatatttgttttaatgtttttgattgctgtaaaccgcccagagagcttcggctatggggtggtatacaagtgtaataaaataaataaatgaataaatgaataaataaatatgttaagtGACATTGAGTCTGTGGCTGATCTCAGTGCCCTGCTTTTCTTGTCGCAGGCTACTTCATTGCTCGGTCCTTGCAGGAGCTGGAAGTGCCAATCCTGGGCGTTGAGGAATGTGACCAAATGTTTCATGAGGACTCCAATGGCACGGAGACGGTCCCTCAGGGCCACCGGTTGATCTACAAAGACATGATCTGTGCTGGGTACCCAGATGGAAAGAAGGACACTTGCCAAGTAATCGTGGATCAGAGTAGGAGATTAAGGGCAACAGATATTCAGGAAGAAAGCCGTTCAGAGTCTAGGATTATGGAATGGTTGTGGATTAGGACTGATCAGGGTAGAACCAGAACCTGACTTTAGTACTATGGCCCAGTCTTCGAACATAAGGATGCTGAGAAACTAGATTGTTGGGGCACTTCCAGatggttgctattttcaggtgggattcagtcacatactgacaAATTGAGATTATGCAATTATAGGTGAGTGAGAGATCTTGCACAACAAACAAACTTCCCCCAAAGATGGGATTTTTTGAGAAGAGTGGGATAACCATTGCTTGACACAAggtaggtcacattcacaccgtgcatttaaagtacattgaaTGCATAGTTAAAGCACGTGatttcccccatagaatcctaggaactgtagattgttaaggctgctgagaactgtagtgctgtgaggggtaaactacagctcctgggattctttgggggaagccatgtgctttaaatatgcacccatttcctttaaatgtatggtgtggatgcgaccATAGTATAACccccctgcaaacaaatctgaatgGAGGTTCATTAAATAGCCAAGGTTGTGTAatctccctgaaaacaaatcaggacaaatgctcaataaacaggttgtctggaagcacccatggTTTCTGAAAGATGTTTACATTAGGTGAGGTCTTGGAGCCTCTCAATGCAAGAGAGACAATGGGTGCTTCCAGAGGAGGGTTTAATATTGTAAACAGGTCATTCAGATAGTGTGAGTGGGCTAATAATTAAATGGTCAAAGaatctgatctctctctctctttctctctctctcctcccagggTGACTCTGGGGGGCCCTTGGTCTGCAAGCAGAATGGCATTTGGTTCCTGGCTGGAGTGGTGAGTTTTGGGTTGGACTGTGCAAAGCCCAAGCGACCTGGAATCCACACACGGGTGACCTCTTACCTGGATTGGATTCAACACACCATGTCAGAGAAAGCAGCCCACGGTGGTAGTGCCCATCTCTTGAGTGCCAGTTCTGTCACCCTCTTGCTTTATGTCTTCTCCTGGGCTTGACCAACAGCCTTTGGTGACCCATGTTGCCTCCACCCACTGGGTTTCAGAATAGCCACCTTGTGTCAACATGCAGGTTGGCTCGACCAGCTTAGAATGAACCAAACCTGGTCTTTGTAGGTTGAGCTTGAGTAGGGGACattaagtacataagaagagtcctgctggatcagaccaaagggccatctagtccagcaccctgttctcatagtggccaaccagatgcctataggaaaccAGGAAGtaggacatgaatgcaacagcaaTTCTCCCCAcgtatgattcccagcaactggtatttagaggcatactatgtctgaatatcttaaatagcttttaaaaaacattttaatgagCTTTTCCACCATCTGAAAGATTGGCACATTGCCATCTTTATCCCCGTTTTTTTCAGGTGAAGAGCAACAAAGTTGAACTGAAAGAGAAATGCATGgcaacagaaacaaaaacaaggaacttgagctgatttttttttaaagaaataaacagaACAAGTGGATCCTGTTCAGTAGCAGTTGGTGGGTGGTGCAGGAAGGGGAAAAATTCAGCAATATGTAATAAAGTGTCATTTTTACTTGGGATGAAAATATCCACACAACTTTGGCATTGATCTATCAAGCTGCAAATTCGTAGGACAGTGTAACGaaaccacttgttgggaactAGTATTAAATGTGTCACAGGTTggaaggagttaatggaatgcctaGGAGTATGAGTGATGCaagactgccaggtgggagggggtgtgtgagtgagagttctaaGAGAGGTTTGAATGAAAGACGGTTGGTTTGGAGAGTGAGGAGTTCttgttgttgggatttggaggggaaggagggaggttgtgttgtgggagtgagctgggtgAAAAAGGGTGAATTACATATTAGTTAGAGGGGTAGGACAGGTAGGGAAGATAGGGATTATACATCAATATACTATTTAACGTCTTGTATTTAATGAAGTTATTTTGTTCATTCAATTCCTGCGTGTCTGCCTGGTCACACGTGCTATCATTTCAGGGTCCTATTCAGTTCCTATACCTACATGCTGTTGGGCTAACAGGACAccccagtggtcaccttttggatgggacaaaaggtggaagggctgaagcttgtggtgcagacagcatatctgacccaggctgaggcaaatGTCCTGCcgggtggggatttcctgatccaagtgcagggtgtcaggagggatagtccctggtgaagggcgggtttGCGTCAGACAGCGATTGTGAGATGATCTAGAATGCATCTCATGTGAACTTATACAATGACTAGGAAATACATtaaaccataagaagagcctgctggatcaggccaatggcccatctagtccagcatcctggtctcacagtggccaaccagatgcttatgggaagcctataagcaggaccagagcacaagagcactttcccctcctgcagtttccagcaactggtattcagaagtatgctgcctccaaacacggaggaagagcatagccatcatgagtagtagccactgatagccttaacctccatgaatttgtctaaacctcttttaaagccattcaagttggcggccaccactgcctcctgtggaagtgAGTTCCATAGTATAACTATGTGGATGATGtagttcttttgtctgtcctgaaacttccaatattcagcttcgttggatgtccacaaCGTCTAGTGGtatgagggagaaaagcttttctctatctactttctccatgccatgcacatttctatcatgtcacctcttactctccttttctctaaactaaaaagccccaaatactgcagcctttcctcataggggagctgctccatcgccttgatcattttggtagcccttttctgaaccttttccagctctacaatatctacaataccagaactgtgcacagtattccaaatgcagtggaACCACAGatatgtataatggcattatattgGCAATTTTGTTTTCAATTCCTTTCTTAATAATCCCtggcatggagtttgcctttttcacagctgctgcgcactgggtcgacattttcactgagctatccatgatgaccccaaggtctggttcctggtcagtcactgccacttCAGACCTTATGagtgtatatatgaaattaagatatATTTTTGTCCCAACATGCAACACTTTTGTTTATATTGATTTGATTTGCCAATTTACCACCCATTCTTTCAGTTTGGAGacgtccttttggagctctttgcaatccctttttgttttaaccagagcttggaaaagttacttttttgaacgacaactcccatcagcccaatccagtggccatgctggctggggctgatgggagttgtagttcaaaaaagtaacttttccaagctctggttttaacgaccctgaacaatttagtatcatctgcaaacATTGCCACctcaaaagcacaggtcccaatactgacccTTAGAGGACCCCACTTTCTACATCTATCTTGGGAGAACTGTTcctactctctccttcctgctacttaaccaattcctgatacACAAGAAGGCCTatcctcttatttcatgactgcaTTTAttgtttgttgaatttatatcccgttcTTCCTCCTAATGAGCTGTCCACTGAGCTCAAAGCTAGTATGGAGATTATACAATGcccactgtttattgagcattcatcctaatttgtttgtgTGGAGGTTATACAACTTCCCATCATTCAttggttatcccacactttctacaGCATTTTCCTGTCCCTTTCCTTACTCAAAAaagacagattttttaaaaaagggggcttGTTGCACCAGAGTGGTTCAATCCCCTTTAACTTCTCAAACTTAAATTTGATGGCATGTGACTAATTCCTCCTTGCCCTTCTTTATACTTCATTGTGATGTTACAAGAAAACTGCTATGCACTGTGACTATACATTAAAATGGTGTTAAAAAGTTCCAAAATAAGGTACTTCCTGAAAGGCACAGATAAATAATATTGTTTTGACTGAAAAACTGCTAGGAAGCTGGTCCAGCTACTCATTTGGCTCAGCCTTTCATAATCCTAGGTATGAACCTGAGCAATCAGCAAGAAAGAGTGCATTGAGTGTGTGAGCATACAAAGAGTACAAGCGCtaaaacattaataaatataacaatatatTGATGATGGAAAGACAATAGTACACAAAAATCACCTAACATACCACAAATACATGTGGACACtgtcaaagaaattaaatttacagATCACATGTTGCAAGTGttgaaattcaattcaattcacagaTCATGTGTCCCAAGAGTCTGCACATGTCCCAAGTGCTGAATTTATTCTCCACTTCTTGGCACATCATTTAAAATATCTCCAGTGATTTGCCTTTAAAAACTGAATTATGGACATTAAACATCACCACTAtcaaatttttaatttttttaaaatgtgtaacaCAGATGTGCTCAAATTAATCAGACGGCAGTGGGAGAAGGTTCCCCAAATCTCTACCCTATAGCACACAGACTTTCTAGACATTTCTCAGCAGAGTCCAACCAGCACCCTGCGTATTCATGCAATTAGCTGGGAGGTTGCAGATAAGCAAAGAGATTGGCATCTCACAGGAAGGACAGTGCAAGAGACATCAGGAGGAGTGTTACAGCAGGGGCATTGTGCTGTCCACCATGGTTCACATTGGATATATGTTCGGAGATCCAATTGGCATAGAAAGACACTAAGGTGTAGACTCCGGGGTGGTTAGGTTCAGCGCAGCCTTCTCCCCAACTCACAATCCCAGCCAGGACCCAAGCTGCATCACACTTGCAAACCAAGGGTCCTCCGGAGTCACCCTGTGGAGAGAGATGGGAGTTAGCACATGGTTATGGCAAGCCTTCAGAGATTTGGGATACTGATCAGACGAGGAAATTGGAATGAGGTTTCAAATGTCAACCATGCATTCATTAGGTGGCCTTTGGCAAGCCACTGTAATACATGGAGTATGAAAGGATTGCCAAAATAATTTAGCCCTTTTCATGCACTTCATACGCATGAAGAGGGTATGCGTGAGAGGGCTAGTGGAAATGCATCTGCTGGCCAGGCCCCCATGTTTGCACCCAGGGCAGCCATGCCCCTGCTAGTCATGTATTTGGCCTTAGCATGAAAGGGGCCTACGTGTATATATCCAGAGTTTCCATCCACAGCGAGAGTACCTTACATAACACCTCTGTATACATGTGTATGGACCCCCTTCACAACGAGGCTATATGGGGGGGCACAATTGGTATGTGCACCAGCATAGATGGGATGTGGTCAGAGGGCACAATTCCACACTAGCCCCCAGTCATGTATAAATAACCTCTTCACACATAAGGAATGCTTGAAGGGGGCTTGTAtgtaaaaaacattgaacatttgAAAGTGCTACATATGTATAACCTTTTACTATATCATTAGAGTCATTAAGTTCAATTGCAGAGGAATTGTATAGGAAGCCAGCAAAATTTACACTGGCCTTAAGCCAAAATCCTTTCAGGAGTGGGGCTACAGCTGACTGAGCCAAGTATGGTAGAGGGAAAACAAGGCTTTCAGAGTTTGACTCAAACCACCCTTTTAGTCACATCTGCTGGGTTCCTAGGTCATGTGACCAAGCTGAAAGATTTTGGAATAGGGGTTAGTCTCTCCTGCCCTGCACCCTCCAAACTCTCACTACACCTTTTTTTCAGGACATATCCCAGCCTTGGCTGAGCTAGCTGAGCTGGGATGGAGGACTTACACTGGTGTGTCTCCAGCTCAGTCGGGAAGAGGACCTATACCCAGCATAGACCTGGCTAAGCCCAGATTCAGCCGGtgatccacctattccaaacccctctcgtcctggcagatcttgggtttggatagcTCCCTAAAGTAGAAACCTGGGgaagattgtggccctccagacattgttaaactacaactcccatcatgtgcggccatgctggctggggctgatgggagtccaataacatctgcagggccacatgttccccatccctgaattagATTAACTCATTTAAACAATTTTGATGGTTTAAAAAAGGTGCCCCTAATTAATTAATctactcctttaaaaaaaaattattcataAAAATTGTGGATGACATCTTAGAAAAGGCATTCCCTCCTGTATGAGAGGGGAAGGGGTGTGTGAAATACCTCTCAAAAGATGAAGCCTATTGTGGCACATTT belongs to Rhineura floridana isolate rRhiFlo1 chromosome 11, rRhiFlo1.hap2, whole genome shotgun sequence and includes:
- the LOC133366784 gene encoding serine protease 33-like isoform X1 — encoded protein: MLSFHCSQIALLLLSLRGAKNTSSQRDCGWPQMFSPRIIGGKKADEGEWPWQASIRKNRIHMCGGSLISSQWVVTAAHCFEGRLNLPEFRVNLGEYELPKPAPTMVSSAVSQIIVHPSYAGEGLSADIALMQLKEAVNFSRTILPVCLPSTSDPDTFPVGMVCWVTGWGLISADGYFIARSLQELEVPILGVEECDQMFHEDSNGTETVPQGHRLIYKDMICAGYPDGKKDTCQGDSGGPLVCKQNGIWFLAGVVSFGLDCAKPKRPGIHTRVTSYLDWIQHTMSEKAAHGGSAHLLSASSVTLLLYVFSWA
- the LOC133366784 gene encoding serine protease 27-like isoform X2, with the protein product MLSFHCSQIALLLLSLRGAKNTSSQRDCGWPQMFSPRIIGGKKADEGEWPWQASIRKNRIHMCGGSLISSQWVVTAAHCFEGRLNLPEFRVNLGEYELPKPAPTMVSSAVSQIIVHPSYAGEGLSADIALMQLKEAVNFSRTILPVCLPSTSDPDTFPVGMVCWVTGWGLISADGYFIARSLQELEVPILGVEECDQMFHEDSNGTETVPQGHRLIYKDMICAGYPDGKKDTCQGDSGGPLVCKQNGIWFLAGVVKSNKVELKEKCMATETKTRNLS